From one Anopheles cruzii chromosome 3, idAnoCruzAS_RS32_06, whole genome shotgun sequence genomic stretch:
- the LOC128274071 gene encoding insulin-like growth factor-binding protein complex acid labile subunit has translation MHLTISSRTVVLVFVALLALTRSTLARLCPDDCHCDLDEKGRYRAICNKVEWITPPVANFDPNLEVLIIANSRHPVVVGTTFQFFNKLEVLRVIDSNVPSVGDSSFWGLVRLKTIDLSRNNITQLSAKSFRGQDNLIELDISRNRIDRIASGSFAHLKEIKILHMIDCSIGNINTRLFLHLAKLKYLDLSMNSIEELDPEVFKDVQDLKVFKVRGCRLSNVNPQIYNILSHLTELDLGQNQFKFLDKEEFKDLRHLRKLSLDGNQLSVIVDKLFIHQKGLSYLDISRNRLAKIADRAFENLANLTYLDVSYNKLSHIEPECLRPLRNLQTLNISGNLQLDLGEMEETIQTVKNISSLFVADMGSLPLNLFSAFKRLTALNLSGNHIDNITIQIIEPLAHLKFLDLSRNQLNGIPERYAAQLSRIADVKLENNPLICDWCHMGPLIVKAKKLLPDGLPWQEVPRCFLPERLREVRIDGLDRDGVEDCMQVIVDEDHDAASTSHNFLEQAGSVSILAFFGLILLILLSIVVVSTALCLSRHRARYYTHEDKRDTILEKHTTDTTVVTSGSEINFKFPYNERVCTIDEMRIPPPPPPPGKLAGAADIERFD, from the exons ATGCATCTCACCATATCCAGCCGCACCGTCGTGCTCGTCTTCGTGGCACTGCTGGCCCTAACCAGATCGACCCTGGCCCGCCTGTGTCCGGACGACTGTCACTGTGATCTTGATGAAAAGGGACGATACAGGGCGATTTGCAACAAAG TCGAGTGGATAACACCGCCAGTGGCCAACTTCGACCCCAACCTGGAGGTGCTGATAATCGCCAACTCACGCCATCCGGTGGTCGTGGGGACAACGTTTCAGTTCTTCAACAAGCTGGAGGTGCTGCGCGTCATTGACTCCAACGTGCCATCGGTCGGCGATAGTTCGTTCTGGGGTTTGGTGAGGCTGAAAACGATCGATCTGTCCCGCAACAACATCACTCAGCTGTCGGCGAAGAGCTTCCGGGGCCAGGACAATCTGATCGAGCTGGATATTTCGCGCAACCGGATCGACCGGATCGCCAGTGGCTCGTTTGCCCATCTTAAG gaaataaaaatactcCACATGATAGACTGTTCCATAGGCAACATCAACACGAGGCTGTTTCTACACCTGGCCAAGTTGAAGTATCTTGATCTGAGTATGAACTCAATCGAGGAGCTGGACCCGGAAGTGTTCAAGGATGTGCAG GACCTGAAAGTATTCAAAGTTCGCGGGTGTCGTCTGTCCAACGTGAATCCACAGATCTACAACATACTATCCCACCTGACGGAGCTCGATCTCGGGCAAAATCAG TTTAAATTTCTGGACAAGGAAGAGTTCAAGGATCTCCGGCATTTGCGTAAGCTAAGCCTGGACGGGAACCAGCTGTCGGTTATCGTCGACAAACTGTTCATCCACCAGAAAGGGCTCAGCTACCTGG ACATTTCCCGGAACCGGCTGGCAAAGATAGCGGACCGGGCGTTCGAAAACCTGGCCAACCTCACCTATCTCGACGTCTCGTACAACAAACTGTCCCACATCGAGCCGGAATGCTTGCGGCCGCTGCGCAACCTCCAGACACTCAACATCAGCGGCAATCTGCAGTTGGATCTGGGCGAAATGGAAGAAACGATACAG ACTGTGAAGAACATTTCCTCCCTGTTCGTCGCCGATATGGGTTCACTACCATTGAACCTGTTCTCTGCCTTCAAGCGGCTGACGGCGCTCAATTTATCTGGGAATCACATAGATAACATCACGATACAAATCATCGAACCGTTGGCGCACCTAAAG TTCCTGGACCTGTCCCGAAACCAACTGAACGGCATCCCGGAGCGATACGCGGCCCAGCTGTCGCGAATCGCGGACGTCAAGCTGGAAAACAATCCGCTCATCTGCGACTGGTGCCACATGGGACCGTTGATTGTGAAGGCCAAGAAG CTTCTACCGGATGGTCTGCCGTGGCAGGAGGTGCCCCGGTGCTTTCTGCCGGAACGGTTGCGTGAGGTACGGATTGACGGGCTCGACCGGGACGGAGTCGAGGACTGCATGCAGGTGATAGTGGACGAGGATCACGATGCGGCCAGCACGTCGCACAACTTTCTCGAGCAAG CGGGTAGCGTCAGCATACTGGCGTTCTTCGGGCTGATCCTGCTCATCCTGCTCAGCATCGTGGTCGTGTCGACGGCGCTCTGCCTCTCGCGGCACCGGGCCCGGTACTACACGCACGAGGACAAACGAG ACACCATCCTAGAGAAGCACACGACCGACACGACGGTCGTAACGTCGGGCAGCGAGATTAACTTCAAGTTCCCGTACAACGAGCGGGTCTGCACCATCGACGAGATGCGCatcccgccaccgccgccgccccccggcaagttggccggggccgccgaCATCGAGCGGTTCGATTAA